In the genome of Photobacterium sp. TLY01, one region contains:
- the sodB gene encoding superoxide dismutase [Fe] yields MAFELPALPYEKNALEPHISQETLEYHHGKHHNTYVVKLNGLIEGTEYADKSLEEIIKTSTGGVFNNAAQIWNHTFYWHCLSPNGGGEPTGAVADAIVKAFGSFDAFKAKFTDSAINNFGSSWTWLVKKADGSLDIVNTSNAGTPLTEEGVTPLLTVDLWEHAYYIDYRNLRPDYMNGFWALVNWEFVAKNLAA; encoded by the coding sequence ATGGCATTCGAACTACCTGCTCTACCGTACGAGAAAAATGCACTTGAGCCGCACATCTCTCAAGAGACGCTGGAATACCACCACGGTAAGCACCACAACACCTATGTTGTGAAACTGAACGGCCTGATCGAAGGTACTGAGTACGCAGACAAATCTCTGGAAGAGATCATCAAGACCTCGACTGGCGGTGTTTTCAACAACGCAGCTCAGATCTGGAACCACACTTTCTACTGGCACTGCCTGAGCCCAAATGGTGGCGGTGAGCCAACTGGCGCAGTGGCCGACGCCATTGTGAAAGCGTTTGGTTCTTTTGACGCATTCAAAGCAAAATTCACTGATTCAGCAATCAACAACTTTGGTTCATCATGGACCTGGCTGGTGAAAAAAGCAGACGGTTCACTGGACATCGTGAACACCTCTAACGCTGGTACGCCACTGACTGAAGAAGGTGTAACGCCTCTGCTGACAGTTGATCTGTGGGAACACGCTTACTACATCGACTACCGTAACCTGCGTCCAGACTACATGAATGGTTTCTGGGCACTGGTGAACTGGGAATTCGTTGCTAAAAACCTGGCAGCTTAA
- a CDS encoding DUF3413 domain-containing protein — MVSSGNNYKETVSQLISWGHWFSFFNIIAAMLLGTRYIIHSDWPETLMGQLYMGLSWVGHFGFLVFGFYILILFPASFLIPSQRLMRLFAVLVGTIGQTILILDTHAYESLELHLSPLVWDLLLSGERTELNARWQYLFIVVPAIFLLQLFLSEWLWRKLRKLTRKHVGVPIASVFGLCFLASHLIYIWADANLYRPVTAQRSNFPLSYPMTAKSFMERHGLLDRQEYARLQEKQGVENSESIRYPLKPLSFSDKGSGQNLLVIMIDGLRSDMVTTETMPYLSAYAQQNLNFTDHYSTGNDSTLGTFGLFYGLPGAYNTSIRAEHSPPVLLETLTKRGYRFGLFSGSGFADVIYPQAIFTKDQIALAAALNPEPPHSDQQAITNMQSWLSKQTPGKPWFGYLELVSVQDYEDADHAIEATFSPSLKDTQPGEDSSIDPAELLKNSYRNAAYYVDEQLIAIFDSLMKRDMLDNTIVMITANHGTEFNETGTNSWGSGSNYSQYQLKVPLIVHWPDSQSAQISRSTSHLDIVPTLMETLLSTTTAPEFYSSGISLFDNSNKRRWVLAGDNQDIVVVQPEGTTIVDKYGNYTVYDAEYRMQDNGKPKLSTLMQVMHELKRFYQPGSAQ, encoded by the coding sequence ATGGTCTCCAGCGGAAACAACTACAAAGAAACCGTGTCACAGCTGATTAGCTGGGGACACTGGTTCAGTTTTTTCAATATTATCGCAGCCATGCTGTTAGGTACCCGGTACATCATCCATTCGGACTGGCCGGAAACCCTGATGGGGCAGCTTTATATGGGCCTGAGCTGGGTGGGTCATTTCGGCTTTCTGGTTTTTGGCTTTTACATTCTCATTCTGTTTCCAGCCAGTTTTCTGATTCCCTCTCAGCGCTTAATGCGGCTGTTTGCGGTACTGGTTGGAACCATAGGTCAAACCATACTGATTCTCGACACCCATGCTTACGAAAGCCTGGAGTTGCATCTCAGCCCTCTGGTCTGGGATCTGTTACTCAGTGGGGAACGCACCGAACTGAATGCCCGCTGGCAATACCTGTTCATCGTCGTGCCAGCCATCTTCCTGCTCCAGCTGTTCCTGTCGGAATGGCTGTGGCGCAAGCTGCGTAAACTCACCCGTAAACATGTCGGCGTACCGATTGCTTCTGTGTTTGGCCTGTGTTTTCTTGCCAGCCATCTGATCTACATCTGGGCGGATGCCAATCTTTATCGCCCTGTGACGGCACAACGGTCGAATTTTCCGTTGTCCTATCCCATGACAGCCAAATCCTTTATGGAGCGCCATGGCCTGTTAGACCGGCAGGAATATGCCCGTCTGCAGGAAAAGCAAGGCGTTGAAAACAGCGAAAGTATCCGTTACCCGCTCAAGCCGCTGTCATTCAGCGATAAAGGAAGTGGCCAGAACCTGCTGGTGATCATGATTGATGGCTTGCGCAGCGACATGGTCACAACAGAAACCATGCCGTATCTGTCCGCTTACGCACAGCAAAATCTGAACTTTACCGACCATTACAGCACAGGAAACGACAGTACCCTGGGCACATTTGGTTTATTTTATGGTCTGCCAGGGGCATACAATACCAGTATCCGGGCTGAACACAGTCCACCGGTTTTGCTCGAAACCCTCACCAAACGCGGTTACCGGTTTGGTCTGTTCAGCGGTTCTGGCTTTGCCGATGTCATTTATCCTCAGGCTATTTTCACGAAAGATCAGATCGCTTTAGCCGCAGCGCTGAATCCTGAGCCCCCGCATAGCGATCAACAAGCTATCACCAATATGCAAAGCTGGTTGAGCAAACAAACGCCAGGCAAACCCTGGTTTGGCTATCTGGAACTGGTTTCAGTACAGGATTACGAGGATGCTGATCATGCCATCGAGGCGACGTTCTCTCCCTCACTGAAAGACACCCAGCCCGGTGAGGACTCAAGCATCGATCCGGCTGAATTGCTGAAAAACAGTTATCGTAATGCCGCTTACTATGTTGATGAACAGCTGATTGCTATCTTTGACAGCCTAATGAAACGCGACATGCTGGACAATACAATCGTGATGATCACGGCTAACCACGGCACTGAGTTTAATGAAACCGGCACCAATTCCTGGGGTTCGGGATCAAACTACAGCCAGTATCAGCTGAAAGTTCCGCTGATCGTCCATTGGCCAGACAGTCAGAGCGCTCAAATCAGTCGGTCGACCAGTCATCTTGATATTGTTCCCACCCTGATGGAAACCTTACTCAGTACGACAACAGCACCAGAATTTTACAGCAGTGGTATCAGTCTGTTCGATAACAGCAATAAACGACGCTGGGTGCTGGCTGGAGACAATCAGGACATTGTGGTTGTTCAGCCCGAAGGCACCACCATTGTGGATAAATACGGCAACTACACTGTGTATGACGCTGAATACAGAATGCAAGATAACGGAAAACCGAAACTCTCCACCTTGATGCAGGTGATGCATGAACTGAAGCGGTTTTATCAGCCAGGTTCAGCGCAGTAA
- the asd gene encoding aspartate-semialdehyde dehydrogenase produces MKVGLIGWRGMVGSVLMQRMVEEKDFDHIEPVFFSTSQVGIPAPDFGKDAGVLHDAFDIDALKKLDAIITCQGGSYTEKVYPALRQAGWKGYWIDAASTLRMDDQTIITLDPVNFDQIQQGIHSGVRSFAGGNCTVSLMLMAVGGLFQAGLVEWMTSQTYQAASGAGAKNMRELISQMGVINDNVTSELANPATSILDIDRKVAQAMRSADFPTSEFGVPLAGSLIPWIDVKRENGQSKEEWKGGVETNKILATGNSPIAIDGTCVRIGAMRCHSQALTLKLKKNVPLDEIEGIIASHNDWVKVIPNERDITTQELTPTKVTGTLSVPVGRLRKLAMGDDFLNAFTVGDQLLWGAAEPLRRTLRIILAEKA; encoded by the coding sequence ATGAAAGTTGGTTTGATCGGTTGGCGCGGCATGGTCGGTTCTGTGCTTATGCAACGTATGGTGGAAGAAAAAGACTTTGACCATATTGAACCTGTTTTCTTTTCAACCTCTCAGGTTGGAATTCCTGCGCCTGACTTCGGTAAAGATGCAGGCGTACTTCATGATGCATTTGATATTGATGCTCTGAAGAAGCTTGATGCCATTATTACCTGTCAGGGTGGCAGCTATACCGAGAAAGTTTATCCGGCGCTGCGTCAGGCAGGCTGGAAAGGTTACTGGATTGATGCGGCGTCCACGCTGCGTATGGATGATCAAACCATCATCACGCTGGATCCGGTGAACTTCGATCAAATTCAGCAAGGGATTCACTCTGGCGTGCGTTCATTCGCCGGTGGTAACTGTACGGTCAGCCTGATGCTGATGGCAGTCGGTGGCTTGTTCCAGGCTGGTCTGGTTGAGTGGATGACCTCCCAGACGTATCAGGCAGCCTCTGGTGCTGGTGCCAAGAATATGCGCGAGTTGATCTCTCAAATGGGTGTCATTAATGACAACGTGACCAGCGAGCTGGCGAATCCGGCTACCTCTATTCTGGATATTGACCGTAAAGTAGCGCAAGCCATGCGCTCAGCTGACTTCCCAACCTCTGAGTTTGGTGTGCCGTTGGCGGGCTCTCTGATCCCATGGATCGATGTGAAACGCGAAAATGGTCAGAGCAAAGAAGAGTGGAAAGGCGGCGTTGAGACCAACAAGATTCTGGCAACTGGTAACAGCCCGATTGCGATTGACGGGACTTGTGTGCGTATCGGTGCGATGCGTTGTCACAGCCAGGCGCTGACGCTGAAACTGAAGAAGAATGTTCCGCTGGATGAAATCGAAGGGATTATTGCCTCGCACAATGACTGGGTGAAAGTGATCCCGAACGAGCGTGACATTACCACGCAGGAGCTGACGCCAACGAAAGTGACAGGCACGCTGTCTGTACCTGTGGGTCGTCTGCGTAAGCTGGCAATGGGCGATGATTTCCTCAATGCCTTCACTGTGGGTGATCAGTTATTGTGGGGTGCTGCCGAACCGCTGCGCCGTACACTGCGTATCATTCTGGCAGAGAAAGCCTGA
- the yejK gene encoding nucleoid-associated protein YejK → MSLTLSNVILHQFSKNEQDELSVQLREQELEHTDTTTELVAELHRVYSSKGAKGFGRFAEESEFGYWLKQCRQGDLDFLTFSNQASQRLQSELVKYPFADAGTLVMAQYQSLATDYLFIGLLPTCHSMKVTDQLDISATDYLDVSKMEIVARIDLSSWETDPECNRYLTFIKGRVGRKVADFFLDFLQAEVGLDVKVQNQVLMQAVEDFCADSRMDKEEKQQYRKQVYDYCNGQLQSGEEVAVKELSGELPTTEAGVDFYQFTSNQGYELEETFPADRTAIRKLTKFVGSGGGLTINFDSMLLGERIFYDPQTDTLTIKGTPPNLKDQLQRRQNSDN, encoded by the coding sequence ATGAGTCTCACGCTTTCCAACGTCATCCTGCACCAATTCTCCAAAAATGAACAAGATGAACTGTCTGTTCAGCTGAGAGAGCAGGAATTAGAACATACAGACACCACCACTGAGCTGGTTGCTGAATTACACCGGGTGTACAGCAGCAAGGGTGCCAAAGGCTTTGGCCGATTCGCCGAAGAGAGCGAATTCGGTTACTGGCTGAAACAGTGCCGCCAGGGAGACCTAGATTTTCTGACTTTTTCCAATCAGGCCTCACAACGGTTGCAATCTGAACTGGTGAAGTATCCGTTTGCTGATGCCGGAACACTGGTGATGGCGCAATACCAGTCTCTGGCTACCGATTATCTCTTCATCGGCCTTCTGCCGACCTGCCACAGCATGAAGGTAACTGACCAGCTTGATATTAGCGCCACAGACTATCTGGATGTCAGCAAAATGGAAATTGTTGCCCGGATAGACTTGTCATCCTGGGAGACCGATCCCGAATGTAATCGCTACCTGACTTTTATTAAAGGTCGGGTTGGTCGCAAAGTGGCCGACTTTTTCTTAGATTTCCTGCAGGCGGAAGTCGGACTGGACGTCAAAGTACAGAATCAGGTACTGATGCAAGCGGTTGAGGATTTCTGTGCCGATTCTCGGATGGATAAAGAGGAAAAACAGCAGTACCGCAAGCAGGTTTACGATTACTGCAACGGTCAGTTGCAGTCCGGTGAAGAAGTCGCGGTGAAAGAATTGTCGGGCGAATTACCGACCACAGAGGCGGGTGTCGACTTTTATCAGTTTACCTCCAACCAGGGGTACGAGCTGGAAGAGACCTTTCCGGCAGATCGCACAGCCATACGTAAGCTGACCAAGTTTGTCGGTTCGGGTGGCGGGCTGACGATCAACTTCGACAGCATGTTGCTGGGTGAGCGCATTTTCTACGATCCGCAAACCGATACACTGACGATTAAAGGTACCCCGCCGAACCTCAAAGATCAGCTTCAGCGACGCCAGAACAGCGATAACTGA
- a CDS encoding YejL family protein: MPITSKYSNEKVEQILDDVFDVFEKHGTSAELALMIVGNVATNIINADVPASQRHAIAEKFAQALLTSIKKD; the protein is encoded by the coding sequence ATGCCAATTACATCAAAATACAGTAATGAAAAAGTGGAACAGATCCTTGATGATGTGTTCGACGTCTTTGAAAAGCACGGTACATCTGCTGAATTAGCGCTTATGATTGTAGGTAATGTTGCTACCAATATCATTAACGCTGATGTCCCGGCATCACAACGTCATGCCATTGCTGAGAAATTTGCCCAAGCTCTGCTGACCTCAATCAAGAAAGATTAA